A part of Gemmatimonas groenlandica genomic DNA contains:
- a CDS encoding PHB depolymerase family esterase → MHTPHTPSFVMRSLGLASALIVSLAPTHVHAQAQTGILSLSVTNTTLKNQVKPTGELKTQIDSLDVLIASASKYGRTSELRRLFAQSNALLQKRPWTPEAEFASSVLVRSDRLIVDPSRAWTMRLEQSFSPTIALERPLTARVALRSRDAANPRAPLALVKELGVFDGVPRDLRDAPFAINADMQNVPDGSYVVTVELLDSARALGTANLGIVVRNGLDASVKRLEAAAAKAPEPLRSDVLFPIDRMRTVNASRVALGTFNAARDFAAAESLLKSVTAGKNPWVGRTGDLKRHYRLEAADEIMPYRLYIPTAYSAKKPLPLIVALHGLGATEDSFFEAYGGTLPKLAEQRGYIIAAPLGYRVDGGYGVALGGGNDPAAVRARTLSEQDVMNVLAAVRTQYAVDSTRIYLVGHSMGAIGTWAIAAKTPTIWSALGVFSGFGVASTAKTIGTIPQFVVHGDADPTVPVGGSRVMVAALKNVGAEVQYIEVPGGNHTNVVEPNFAAMFDFFGRVPRK, encoded by the coding sequence ATGCACACACCGCACACACCGTCGTTCGTCATGAGGTCGCTGGGCCTGGCCTCCGCCCTGATCGTCAGTCTCGCGCCAACGCACGTCCACGCGCAGGCCCAAACCGGGATTCTGTCGCTCAGCGTCACGAATACAACGCTCAAGAACCAAGTCAAACCAACGGGCGAGCTCAAGACGCAGATCGATTCACTCGATGTGCTCATCGCCAGCGCGTCGAAGTACGGCCGTACGTCCGAGCTGCGACGACTGTTCGCGCAGTCGAACGCGCTGTTGCAGAAGCGACCGTGGACCCCGGAAGCGGAGTTCGCGAGTTCGGTGCTGGTGCGATCGGATCGCCTGATCGTCGATCCATCGCGTGCGTGGACGATGCGTCTCGAGCAGAGCTTTTCGCCCACCATCGCGTTGGAGCGCCCGCTGACCGCTCGCGTGGCACTGCGCTCGCGGGACGCGGCGAATCCGCGCGCGCCGCTTGCCCTTGTGAAAGAGCTCGGTGTGTTCGACGGCGTGCCCCGTGACCTGCGCGATGCACCGTTCGCGATCAACGCCGATATGCAGAACGTGCCCGACGGTTCGTACGTGGTGACCGTCGAGCTGTTGGACAGCGCGCGCGCGCTTGGAACGGCCAACCTCGGTATCGTGGTGCGCAACGGGCTCGACGCGTCGGTGAAGCGGCTCGAAGCCGCCGCCGCCAAGGCGCCGGAGCCATTGCGGTCGGATGTGCTCTTTCCGATCGACCGCATGCGCACCGTGAACGCGAGCCGCGTGGCACTCGGCACCTTCAACGCGGCGCGTGACTTCGCCGCTGCGGAGTCGCTGTTGAAGTCGGTGACGGCAGGCAAGAACCCGTGGGTCGGGCGGACCGGCGATCTCAAGCGGCACTACCGCCTCGAAGCGGCCGACGAGATCATGCCGTACCGTCTCTACATACCGACGGCGTACTCAGCGAAGAAGCCACTGCCGCTGATTGTCGCATTGCACGGATTGGGCGCCACCGAGGACTCGTTCTTCGAAGCCTATGGCGGCACGCTGCCGAAGTTGGCCGAGCAGCGTGGCTACATCATTGCCGCGCCGTTGGGCTACCGCGTGGATGGCGGCTACGGCGTGGCACTGGGTGGTGGCAATGATCCGGCCGCTGTTCGCGCGCGGACGCTGAGCGAACAGGATGTGATGAACGTGCTGGCCGCTGTGCGCACGCAGTACGCCGTGGATAGCACGCGCATCTACCTCGTGGGCCACTCGATGGGCGCGATCGGCACCTGGGCGATCGCCGCGAAAACGCCCACTATCTGGTCGGCGCTCGGCGTGTTCTCGGGCTTCGGTGTGGCGTCGACCGCGAAGACGATCGGCACGATTCCGCAATTCGTGGTGCACGGCGATGCCGATCCCACCGTACCGGTCGGTGGTTCGCGCGTCATGGTGGCGGCGCTCAAGAATGTCGGTGCTGAGGTGCAATACATCGAGGTGCCGGGCGGAAATCACACCAACGTCGTGGAGCCGAACTTTGCGGCGATGTTCGATTTCTTCGGTCGGGTTCCGCGCAAGTAG
- a CDS encoding DUF4397 domain-containing protein, with protein MTMNPINSTSVRVTRRFTMALFAALAVVGTACGTTDAEGPLQPSGPQGRVRFVNMITDTTRGRVNAILESLPFGVNLTYTQSTPSSLAAPNTAFYAAVLSGSRALVLKRTADTNTTVATINFTVTASQDRTVYAIGGASGTAVTAFQTVDDNALPASGQARVRVVHLSPTAGAVDIFVTAVGADLATATPTLANVAYQTASSYLPLAAGTYQVRVVPAGTAAASRAGAVAINVASLAITAGTGRTIVAADNNVGGAPLRAFVLSDQ; from the coding sequence ATGACTATGAACCCGATCAACTCAACGAGCGTGCGCGTGACACGTCGCTTCACCATGGCGCTGTTCGCGGCGTTGGCCGTCGTCGGAACGGCGTGCGGTACCACCGATGCCGAGGGGCCGCTGCAGCCCTCGGGCCCTCAGGGGCGCGTCCGCTTCGTCAACATGATCACCGATACCACACGTGGGCGGGTGAACGCGATTCTCGAGTCGCTGCCCTTCGGCGTGAATCTCACGTACACGCAGAGCACGCCTTCCAGTCTCGCGGCACCGAACACGGCGTTCTATGCCGCCGTCCTGTCGGGTTCGCGCGCGCTCGTGCTGAAGCGGACGGCCGACACCAACACGACGGTGGCGACGATCAACTTCACCGTCACCGCCAGTCAGGATCGTACCGTGTACGCTATCGGTGGCGCGTCGGGCACGGCGGTCACCGCCTTTCAGACGGTGGATGACAACGCCCTGCCCGCGTCGGGTCAGGCGCGGGTGCGCGTGGTCCATCTGAGCCCGACGGCCGGTGCGGTGGACATCTTCGTCACCGCCGTCGGTGCGGATCTCGCCACTGCGACGCCGACGCTGGCCAACGTCGCGTACCAGACCGCGTCGTCGTATCTGCCCCTCGCCGCCGGTACGTATCAGGTGCGCGTGGTGCCGGCCGGCACGGCGGCTGCCTCGCGAGCGGGTGCAGTCGCGATCAACGTGGCCAGTCTCGCCATCACGGCGGGCACGGGGCGCACGATTGTCGCGGCCGACAACAATGTCGGTGGCGCACCGCTGCGTGCCTTCGTGCTCAGCGACCAGTAA
- a CDS encoding RagB/SusD family nutrient uptake outer membrane protein — translation MRMIKQSAALVAAISLGACNLDLQNPNSPTEAQVTTNVDGVIALATGLQSRFATSYGNYAYTAGLVTDEFAATSAALISISDAEQGAVPSGTGIADAVFNSVYRTVRTADDLLAGADALAAGIDPGTRSGLKALAWTLKAEALGEALQSYQKVPLQTYGVTAPTYESRTAGLVVVRALLDSAAATVAATAPSAFFNNSILTPGVSLPNVIQLYRARYARMANDQATALAASNNVARTGSAALSVLTFPAPTVNPFAAVTGGTNGIAVRRSFRTSMLPQDQRFTYFVTPSSTLTGRVGALLDPFSRWANPQAPLPVYMPDEALLIKAEALATQGNLVASQAVLDSVRTDCTGGRGLDDPKACLPALTSALTQPELLAEIYTQRRYELLGTGHRWEDSRRRGAIRGPTAAPAVPVQGQRCWLPYAVGDRNANPNATFAALPDPTEPGTFPASCQVQ, via the coding sequence ATGCGCATGATCAAACAGAGTGCGGCGCTCGTGGCCGCCATTTCGCTCGGGGCCTGCAACCTCGACTTGCAGAACCCCAACTCACCCACGGAAGCGCAGGTCACCACGAATGTGGATGGCGTGATCGCGCTCGCGACGGGCTTGCAGTCACGCTTCGCGACGTCGTACGGCAACTATGCGTACACGGCCGGCCTGGTCACCGACGAATTTGCGGCCACCAGCGCGGCGCTGATCTCCATCAGCGATGCCGAGCAGGGCGCCGTACCGTCGGGCACCGGCATCGCCGACGCCGTCTTCAACTCCGTGTATCGGACCGTACGTACGGCAGACGACCTGCTGGCCGGCGCGGATGCGTTGGCGGCCGGTATCGACCCGGGCACGCGCAGCGGCCTCAAGGCGCTGGCATGGACGCTCAAGGCCGAAGCGCTTGGCGAAGCGTTGCAGTCGTACCAGAAGGTGCCGCTGCAGACGTATGGCGTGACCGCGCCGACGTACGAGAGCCGGACCGCCGGATTGGTGGTGGTGCGCGCGCTGCTCGACTCGGCCGCGGCGACTGTGGCGGCGACCGCGCCCAGCGCGTTTTTCAACAACAGCATTCTGACGCCGGGCGTCAGCTTGCCGAACGTGATCCAGCTGTACCGGGCACGCTACGCCCGTATGGCCAACGATCAGGCGACGGCCTTGGCCGCGTCGAACAACGTGGCGCGCACGGGTAGTGCGGCGTTGTCGGTGCTCACCTTTCCGGCGCCGACGGTCAATCCGTTTGCGGCCGTAACGGGCGGTACCAACGGCATCGCGGTACGCCGCTCGTTCCGCACCTCGATGCTGCCGCAGGATCAGCGATTCACGTACTTCGTGACGCCGTCCTCGACACTGACGGGGCGCGTGGGCGCCCTGCTGGATCCGTTCAGCCGCTGGGCCAATCCGCAGGCGCCGCTGCCGGTGTACATGCCGGACGAAGCGTTGCTCATCAAGGCGGAGGCGCTCGCCACGCAGGGTAATCTTGTGGCGTCGCAGGCCGTGCTCGATTCCGTACGCACCGATTGCACCGGTGGTCGCGGACTGGACGACCCCAAGGCGTGCCTTCCGGCGCTCACGTCGGCGCTGACGCAGCCGGAGCTGCTTGCGGAGATCTACACGCAGCGTCGCTACGAGCTGTTGGGCACCGGACATCGGTGGGAAGACTCGCGGCGTCGCGGCGCGATTCGTGGACCGACGGCGGCGCCGGCTGTCCCGGTGCAAGGTCAGCGATGCTGGCTGCCCTACGCCGTGGGTGACCGCAATGCCAATCCCAACGCCACCTTCGCGGCGCTTCCCGATCCCACTGAGCCGGGCACGTTCCCGGCCAGCTGCCAGGTCCAGTGA